The sequence below is a genomic window from Pelorhabdus rhamnosifermentans.
GCAATAAACGATAATCAGCGACCGTGGCGTCAGGAGGTCGCAATTTTGAATTCGGATCAACTGGAAAACGCCTATCATAAATATGATGATGACAATCACACGCATTAGCTGGCACTTTGAGATGAGGAAACCTCATACCAGCCGAAAAAGGCACTTGCTGCTGTATTGAGCTCTCATCTAGTAAATTTTCTAGCACTTTATTTTTCATAAAACACCTCCTATGCCATATTTTCCAGTTCATTAATGCAAACCGCACCTTGAAGGTGCGGTCTTAATTTATTGGAACGAGTGAACCCCCTTATTTCGTGGGTTTCACTTGTCTTATCAAAAAGTCCTCTTATTTGTAATAGTCGTCAATAATTTCACAATTGAGAGAATTTAATCTCTTATCTATCCAAGACTTGTCCCGTGGAGTACCTTCCTGAATAGTCTTAAATATTGCCTGTTCCTTTGCCAACTTAGCTTTAGCCTTTTCCATGATAACTACCGCGTCTTGAGGATTGATAATGACTATACCATCCTCGTCCCCAACTACAATATCGCCTGGATTGACAACAACTCCACCACATGAAACGGGAACGTTAATTTCTCCAGGACCGTCTTTATAAGGCCCTTTCGGTGTAACACCTGCAGCATATACAGGCATATCCAATTCCTTCAATTCACCAGCATCGCGTACTGCTCCATCGATAACCACACCAGCCAGACCTTGCTTTTGAGCAGTTGTCATCATAATTGCACCTGTTATGGCATTCACGGTATCACCTTGTGCATCAACAATAATAACATCCCCGGGTTGCGCCAATTCCAGAGCCTTATGCAATAATAAATTATCACCAATTCTGCCTTTTACCGTAAAAGCGGTACCCAATAACGGCGTATGATTAAAAGGCTTAATGCGTGCATCTACACAGCTGAATCGATTCATTTCATCAGCAATATTAGCCACTGGTAAACCTTTAAACCCTTCTACTAATTCTTTACCTGGACGATTGATTTTCAAATAAACTCTGCATCCTACGTTTGACATAAAATCTCCTCCTCATTTTTTATACCATCTTATTTATATATATCTTTAAGGCTTTCTAACCACCTAGTACTAGTAATAACATGCCCTAATACTAAGAACCGCAAATTTACGGCAGTGATATGAATACCCCAAAAACTCAATTTATTTCACCTTGAAAGCCTGTTTTTCCACATTATTTACTTAGTTAGAAAAAGACAGCTCACGATTTTTAGTTAGTAAGATACTCAGCATTTACAATGTCCCTCTTGGACAAATCTTGCCCTTGGCTGATCTTCACGATATTTTCAATGCAACGCTTCGCCATACTGACACTAATATCAATCGTACTCCCCCCCATATGAGGTGTGACCACAATATTATCTAATTGAAACAAAGGATTACTCCTATCAGCAGGTTCTTTTTCCAAACAGTCAAGTCCAGCACCCATAATTTTATGACTTCGAAGCGCCTCAAGAAGATCATCTTCTTTTATAATTGCGCCTCTGGCCGTATTGATAATAATTGCGGAAGGCTTCATAAGTTCAATAGTATCCTTGCAAATCAAATGCCGAGTAGTATCATTGAAC
It includes:
- a CDS encoding RraA family protein; the encoded protein is MSNVGCRVYLKINRPGKELVEGFKGLPVANIADEMNRFSCVDARIKPFNHTPLLGTAFTVKGRIGDNLLLHKALELAQPGDVIIVDAQGDTVNAITGAIMMTTAQKQGLAGVVIDGAVRDAGELKELDMPVYAAGVTPKGPYKDGPGEINVPVSCGGVVVNPGDIVVGDEDGIVIINPQDAVVIMEKAKAKLAKEQAIFKTIQEGTPRDKSWIDKRLNSLNCEIIDDYYK